In one window of Chitinivibrionia bacterium DNA:
- a CDS encoding SUMF1/EgtB/PvdO family nonheme iron enzyme, protein MEKEETKNVDSEKEKQKKWKKNAIIAIILFLLLVLVRLFIEFGWERQRMFDLREQALEAQRLAALQNQGCEETRRRLQDMITIFCEEAPQNCEEFRNFANIDDLSRFADSLRASREQEMSDSLLKLQAATLEDSLRQAALLEAQIAADERRFLDSAQAAAKKKAREREIADNLQKLIEALCKEDPANCENFRQFTNIDDLTRFADSLRRAREEEKAALTAQNCRDLSPLWVYPEPSGGLHFEPIRVSFSMSRPANVYYKRSREADFRRWGGEDILISQNTDLFFRAVDECGNVFTEQKIVYAFGERQVQRFCPPNMALIQSADPQFCIDQYMWPNERGVLPMNLVSHLQARDLCASVGKRLCTAEEWTAACNGPYNWRFPYGNNYLSWACITQDTTFRRSGEASACRSWYAVFDMSGNLSEWTNTRAPQNNRFFKVMGGFWESGQSSNCSNFRFSYHPQNRHNPVGFRCCKDLSESD, encoded by the coding sequence TTGGAAAAAGAAGAAACAAAAAACGTCGATAGCGAAAAAGAAAAACAAAAAAAGTGGAAAAAAAACGCAATAATAGCAATAATCCTTTTTTTGCTTCTTGTTTTGGTGCGCCTTTTCATTGAATTCGGATGGGAACGTCAAAGAATGTTCGATTTGCGGGAACAAGCGTTAGAAGCTCAGCGCCTCGCGGCTTTGCAAAATCAGGGATGCGAGGAAACTCGTCGTCGCCTGCAAGATATGATAACCATTTTTTGCGAAGAAGCCCCGCAAAACTGTGAAGAATTTCGCAATTTCGCCAACATCGACGACTTATCGCGTTTTGCCGACAGTTTGCGAGCAAGCAGAGAGCAGGAAATGTCCGACAGTTTACTTAAGTTGCAAGCCGCAACATTAGAAGACAGCTTGCGACAAGCCGCTCTTTTGGAAGCCCAAATTGCCGCTGACGAAAGACGTTTTTTAGACAGCGCGCAAGCGGCGGCGAAGAAAAAAGCGCGCGAAAGAGAGATTGCCGATAATTTGCAAAAACTTATCGAAGCCCTTTGCAAAGAAGACCCCGCAAATTGCGAAAATTTCCGCCAATTTACCAATATTGACGATTTAACGCGTTTTGCCGACAGTTTACGCCGAGCGCGCGAAGAAGAAAAAGCGGCGTTAACAGCCCAAAATTGCAGAGATTTATCGCCGCTTTGGGTCTATCCCGAACCGTCGGGCGGCTTGCATTTTGAGCCGATAAGAGTAAGTTTTTCTATGAGCCGCCCCGCCAACGTTTATTATAAGCGTTCGCGCGAGGCAGATTTTCGTCGTTGGGGCGGCGAAGACATTTTGATTTCGCAAAACACCGACCTTTTTTTCCGCGCCGTCGATGAGTGCGGCAATGTTTTCACCGAGCAAAAAATAGTTTACGCGTTCGGAGAAAGGCAAGTACAGCGTTTTTGTCCGCCGAATATGGCTCTCATACAAAGCGCCGACCCGCAATTCTGCATAGACCAATATATGTGGCCCAACGAACGCGGCGTTTTACCGATGAATTTGGTATCGCACCTGCAAGCGCGCGACTTATGCGCCTCCGTCGGCAAACGTCTCTGCACTGCCGAAGAATGGACGGCGGCTTGCAACGGTCCGTATAATTGGCGTTTCCCCTACGGCAACAATTATTTAAGTTGGGCTTGCATAACCCAAGACACAACCTTCCGCAGAAGCGGCGAAGCAAGCGCCTGCCGCAGTTGGTACGCGGTTTTCGATATGAGCGGAAATCTATCCGAATGGACAAACACCCGCGCCCCGCAAAACAACAGATTTTTCAAAGTAATGGGCGGCTTCTGGGAAAGCGGACAATCCTCAAACTGCAGTAATTTCCGATTTAGTTATCACCCTCAAAATCGGCATAACCCCGTTGGTTTTCGGTGTTGCAAGGATTTGTCGGAGAGTGATTAA